ATCTTTTTGATCACTTCCTACAAAAGCTGACTGAGTAGCAGCCTCTTTTTGTTCTGATCTAGAACCCCAATCACCTCTTGAACGACCTCGCCTCCTTGAACCGGAAAGACTATCGGTTAAAAAAGAGCTTACATCCCTTGATGGCGCTTCTTCAAGCGATGGTGGCCGTTGATAATTAAGTGATCCTGAAGCATCAAGCCTAGTTATCATACTACGTATTACAATATCGTATAACTTTACGCGGAAAAGTGTTTTAATTTCATCAAGCAATAAGCCAATCTGCTCGGTTTCAAAACGCGCCAAATAGTAGACACCATAGTCATTATTTTTTACTGGATACGCAAGGCGGTATTTACCCCAACGCTCAAAAGAAATTATATTTGCCTTAGCATCTTGTACAATTTTATCAAGATGCGACTCTAATTTTTTGCTTTCATCCTGAGTAATTTCAGGAATAGCAAGCATAAGAATTTCATAACGAAACATTAAGCAAGCTCCCTAGCACTAAGTGGAAGTATTAAATACTATGAAATCACCATTGATTTCATTTAGCACGACACATATACAATAAAAATACCAGAAAAACTCAAAAAGGCGAGTTTTCTGGTATTTTTATACTTTTATAACTGTACAAAATTAGTTATGCAAGCTTTTGGTGACGCTGAATCACCCGACCAATAATTCTAAAATGATCTTTTCCGCGAACAAGAGCAATAGGAGCTTGCTTATGATTTACTGACTCCAATACAATAAAGTCATCAGTATAAGTAACCTGCATAATTGCTTTAATTGGTGTATCATTACCGTATTCAACTGCAGCAATATCACCCGAACGCGTCCACACTTCTGGTGACACAATCAAGCAATCACCTTTTACAAAAGTAGGCGCCATTAAATTATTTTCTACAGAAAGCGCAAACATTGAACTATCAGTAGTATTGAGTACTGGAATAAAGATATCTTTAAAACCAGTAGTAACTTGCATTAATTGATTATTGTATGGAGATGGATTTGAAGGTACATCGCCCACAACCGGTACAATTTGAACCTTAAGTTCAACATCTGATTTTTCCGGCATGCTAACGTTTTTATCAATATCATCGGTACGTTGACGACGCTGTGCAAAAAGATCAATTGGACTGATCTCAAAAGCATTTGCCAATTTACGCAATGAGTCTTCATTCCATCGTCGCGTTCCATTTTTTATGTGCGTTAAATAACTTTCCGACATACCTGTTTTTTCAGCCAAAATTTTGGTTGTCCAGCCCTTTTCTCTTAAAAGTTCTTTAACACGTAATTCCGTTGAACGAGATGACATGATATACTCCTCCTGTTATCGTCTTAATTATATGGTTAGATTACTGCATTATTTCTAATTGTACTCTAATTCAAAGTCTTGTCAAATGGAAAAAATAAATCTACAAGATGTTCGATCAACACGTAAATTACCGTTCAAATTGAAAAAAAACACCTTTGAGTGTGCTGCTTGGCAAAAAAAGTTAACAGTATGTGGCATCGATGAAGTAGGTCGAGGATGTCTTGCCGGCCCCTTGGTTACTGCTGCGGTTATTTTACCCCTAAATACCTCCTATAAATGCCTGAAGGATTCTAAATTATTGTCCGAACAAGAAAGAATACTTGCATATAGGTGGATTCAAAGAAACTGCTGGTATGGTATTGGTATTGTACATAATAGGTTAATTGACAAACATAATATTTGGCAAGCTACTCTTATTGGTATGAAACGTGCACTTATGCAGGTCTTGGCTATTTGCCCTGATATTCCTCAATCAATTTTGATCGATGCCATGCCATTAGACCTTTGGGATACTGCTTTTACTGCCATACCTGTCCATTATTTCCCTCATGGAGAAAGAACATCTTGCTCTATCGCTGCAGCATCGATTTTAGCAAAAGTTACTCGAGATGATCTTATCAGGCGCATGGATCCATTATTTCCTGGCTATCATTTAGCACAACACAAGGGCTATGGTACTAAAAAGCATAAAGATATTCTCGAGCATCAAACTGAAAGTATTATCCACCGCAATAGCTTTTTAAAAAATCTTAAAAGAACGCATCAAAAATCAAACTCAATCCAAAAAACTATTTTTCAGCCACTTTCAATTGAAAAATAAGCATACCCAGTTGCATGCACAAAAAGTATCTATCCATTTTCACAATAATGTAATCCGGCTCGCATGAGATGCTTATTATTTAATCCATTTGAATTTTTTAAAAATTTTGTGTTACGATCAGTAACATGATAAAAAGTAGTAATGATTTTGCTGAAGTAATAGAAAGCTCATTACATGAATGGCTAGCACAAAGCTGGCAGTGGAACCAGTTTCCCCATTTTGGTTCTCTTGTAGTTGTAAGCACAAACAAAAGAACGCTCTTTGGTATTGTGCACCAAATGCAAACAGGCTCAATGGACCCGGCCCGTTATCCTTTTGCATATCAAAAAACTGAGCAGGAATTATTGGCGGAACAGCCACAGATTTTTGAATTTTTAAAAACAACATTTAATTGTATGTGTGTAGGCTATCAAGAAAAAGGCACTATTTACTATCTACTAGCACCAGAACCACCAACAATTCATTCATTTGTTGGTATGCCACATATTGAACTAGCAAAACAATTTTTCAGCAACACAGCCTATCTTCATTTACTATTTGGTCTGTCTGGACAGATCATTAATATGGATGAATTGTTGCTCGCCCTTTTAAGGTATCAAAAATATCTTAATGCTCTATCTACCAATAAAATACATTCTTTTATCGAAAGCTTTTGCTTATTGACTGGCAACGACTATCGACGCCTTAAACTGTTTTTACAACGTGCACAACACATTATAAGCATTTGACACTCATATTTTTTCAGGTTATTCAGTTACAAGTATAAACCAATAATCCATATAAATAGAGAGTAGACTATGAATAAAATAATGTTGGTGTGGTTTCTTGGTGCTATAATACATGACACACATATAAAGACAATGAACGTATTACCATCAGCTCAAGAAAACAATACACATATAACGGCAACTGAAATGTATTTTCTTCTAAAAAAGGCAGATGAGATTCACCACACATCAGTTAAAAATGCAAAAAAAATCGTACACGTTATTAAACATCCTGGTGAACAAAATGACTTAAAACAAATATGCATTTTAAAAAACGGTATATATCCATCAAAAATTGATTTTACCTATAATCAAGAAACAAAGAAATATAACTATAGTGCCATGTCTTTCGTTGGATTAGACAATAAACAAGGAAAGAACAGAGCAAAAAAAATTAAAGTGCTAGTAAGCTCTGATGGTATACATTTTAGTCTAGCAAAAGAACCCCAAAAAATAATATATTCACACAGGCCGGTTGATTTAGTCACATATCATCCTAGCACAATTGAAGTAATCACTCTTAAAAATAATATTGTTGTTCTTGGTTCTGATGGAGCATATTGCGACCCTAAACCCAAAGGATATGTCTATTTTATTCCAACATTTGAGCAGTATCTGGAAAAAAAGCCAAAAACAGTTCTAGAAAAAATATGGCTTGCACTCTCAATGAGCGAAGAAACTCAAACTACCATGTAACATGACGTAAAAAATGTGCTATGCTCATAGCACTATGTTTAGCTTCATAAAAGACAAACTCAAAAAAATATATTCGTCCGTTACATCAAAACTTAGTGCGTTGTTTGGCAAAACAAGCATAGATAAAGATACTCTTAAAGAGCTTGAAATACTGCTCCTTTCAGCTGATACTGGGGTGGCAACAACTAGAAAAATTATTACCAAGCTTGAAAACCAGTGGAGAGCCGGCGCATTATCACATGGCAATGATCTAAAAAAAGCATTAGAGGAACATCTTTTATTGTTACTCGCACAACAAGCATATAATTGCCTTAGCCCAGTAACACTTTTAGTTGGCATTAATGGAAGCGGAAAAACCACTTTTGCTGGTAAACGAGCACACTCGCTTACAAAAGAAGGTAAAAAAGTACTGCTTGTTGCAGCAGATACCTTTCGTGCAGCCGCAACCCATCAATTAGCCGAATGGGCAAAAAAAATCGGCGTTGAGGTTGTTATTGGTAAAGAAAATCAGGATCCAGCAAGTGTCGTATTTGCTGGGTGCAAAAAATTTATTGATGAAAACTTCGACGCATTAATTATAGACACCGCTGGTCGTTTACAAACAAAAATCAACTTGATGAAAGAACTCGAAAAAATTAAAAAAGTAGTTACAAAACACTTGCCAGATACACCAATCAGCACATTACTAACTATCGACTCTATGCTCGGGCAAAATTCTTTCGAGCAAGCAAGATTATTTAATGAAGCAACTGATGTGAGCGGCATTGTTCTAACCAAAATGGATGGTACTGGCAAGGGTGGTATTGTTTTTGGCATTGTTGATGAGCTGAAAATTCCTGTTGCGTATATTTCTTTTGGTGAACAGCCAGAACAATACACATTATTTGATAAACAAGAGTACGTGCACGATTTGCTTAATTCATAAGTTAACTATTAGTCACAGCTACTCAACTTAGTTTTACTTTACTCATTAGGAGCACAGCATGAAAAAATACACATTTATTATTATGCTATTCTTTTTCAATCATCTACTGTATCCATACATCACTGAAAGTGACCAACTTAAATCCGTTTTTGATTATATCCCTAATGCACCAGATAAGTATGGTATTTTAGTTATATATGACTTTGATAACACACTGATTGAAACAGAAATCGAGCTTGGCAGCGATCAATGGTTTTATCACATGATGCAAAAATACGCGCAAAATGGATTAAGTATGGATTTAGCAGCTCAATACATTTTGCCTGTTTACTATTTGATTAGAAATACAATTGATATAGTACCAACAGAATCTGATGTAGCTGACATCATAAATAAAGTACAAAATATGGGCGTGCGTGTTATTGGCTTAACAGCACAAGGATTTCATATCGTCAAACGTAGCACTGAACAACTTAAAGAACTAGGTATAGATTTTAGCTCATCAGCTTTTTTTGGAAACTATATAGAAAAAAAGTACCATTGCCACAATGGGTCTATTTTTTGCCACGGACATAATAAAAACATTGTCCTTAAAGAAGTTTTTGAACATAACAATTACTATCCACATACCATTATTTTTATTGATGATAAAGAAAAAAATCTTAATTACATTAAAGATTTAGCACACAATCTTGGCATCAATTTTTATGGTATTCGCTACTCTCGTATGGACAAAAAAGTTGCACATTTTGATCCAGTAATTGCAGACAAACAACTTGCACATTTTTATCGCCAACAACACATCGAACCAATATGTATTCCGCATCATATCATGGCAAACAAAAAAAAATAATCATAATGTTCTACTTAGCCACATAATTTTCATAAAATATCTTTGACAACTACGCACAAACTAGTGCATGGTAGTCTTATGAAAACAGTTACTACTACAATTACTGATATAGCTAATAAATTACACACGCGCTATCAGGACCCAATACTTTGCCAGCAATACGCGTGGTGGATGCTCGAAGCACTTACTGGCAAAACAATTGCACACTTATTGGCTCAAAAAACATTTACGTTAAATTCCGCACAACAACAAACATTACAACTATGGATTGATCAACAAATCAAAAGACATATACCATTGCAATATCTACTTGGTAATGTTCCTTTTGCTGATTTAGAAATTTTAGTAGAACCGCCAACGCTTATTCCCCGTCCAGAAACAGAAGAATGGGCAATAAAACTAGCAGAACAACTCAATAGACTTACAAATAAAAAAATAGCCATCTTAGATATAGCAACCGGAAGTGGCTGCATTGCACTTGCACTCGCCAAACAGTTGCCACACGCTACTGTATGGGGAAGTGATATTTCTGAAAAAGCAATTGTGCTTGCCAAAAAAAACGCACAGCATAATACCATAACCAATGCATCATTTTTGGTTTCAGATATATTTGGTAACATTCCACTGCAAGTACAGTTCGATATTATTGTTTCCAATCCGCCGTATATATCACTAGAAGAATGGAAGCAGCTCGATACATCCGTTACCACTTGGGAAGACAAAAATGCGCTTGTTGCAAATAATGATGGACTAAAAATAATTGAAAGCATTATTAGTGGTGCTTTGCACTATATTAAAAAAAATACAGAATTCGAACAAAAGAATATCCCTCAACTCATAATAGAGATCGGGTATCGGCAAGGCAAAAGTGTTAAAAAATTAATGGAACAATACGGTTACACAAACGTTGTAATACATAAGGATTTAGAAAAAAAAGACAGAGTTGTAAGCGGAAGTATCCCACATGTGGCCAAAGAAAAACAATAATTACGAAATAGTCACGATTGGCTTTAGTCAAGAATATCTATGTCTTGCATGGATTAGTCGTAAAAACAAAATACCAACTTTGACCTCTTATCGTAAAATTCACTGCACACATTTAGAACTACACGAAGGTACTTTGTACAATCCAACAGCACTTGGCCACTATATAAGCCAATTCTTACAAAAATATACACTACACAAAGCATTTGTTAACATGTGGCTAACTGGAAATTATATCCATGAGCAACTCATAAAAACAGCTAATGCACACCCGACAACCATTGAGCTCGGCACCAATATGCAAAAAAGTATATGGGACTTCCAGTACGTGTATCCTACTGACAATGGTCACTTTGTTTTTTATGTAACTGGTATACCAAAAGAGATTTTATTTCAATATCAGTTACTTGCAGTAACCAATCATATTAATCTCATAACAATTACCACATATCATCATGCCTTGTTACATTTATATCATTTTATACAAGGAGCTGCATTCCGACATAGCCAACTTGCACATGATATACAACAGCACGGTAATCGAATAGAATTTTTATTCACGCCTGAGACTATCTTACGCGTTATACGCATTCATCCTGGATTGAGCATTGATATAACAAAAGAATTTTCGTGGCTGTTGGGCATAACTGGTTTATATATAATGGAAGCATACACATGAAAAAAATTAATTTTATCAACAGTGTAAGCCCAGACAAACAATATGCAATTGGACGCTGGTACCGTTTCTCACTCTTTTTTATATGCTGCACATTTATTACTATTGCCATTATACAAACCAAACAGCTATGCATATATCTTGATCTTCGACACAATGAAAATAAAAAAAAACAAAAAATCACTAATTTTGAAAGTATTATTACACAACAAAACAAACTAAAAGAACAAGTAAAATTTTTAGAAGATCGCATTGCATACGTTAAGCAATGGTCATTACAAAAAAATAACCCTAGTATCCTTTTACAAGATATCCTGAAAGCACTTGGTAACAATACTACTCTTCTTTCATGTTCACGCAATCAAGAACAACTTGAGCTTACTATTCATATTAAATACCCTCACTCAATAGAAAAAGTATATGCAACATTACATCAGATTTCAGCAATCGATCATCTCTCTCTTGTTTCTCTCGAAACACAAGGAAATGGTTATCTTGTCCATTTAGCTGGCACTTCTCTGTATGCATAAACTTTTTATTGTATTTTTGTTATGTTAAAATCCTTCATACGAAGGATATATATGCCAAAAATAAAAAAATTATCTCCTCAAGAGGCACAAAAAATTGCTGCAGGAGAAGTTGTAGAACGCCCTGCTAATATCGTAAAGGAATTGATAGAGAATGCAATTGATGCTGGTGCAAGCAAAATTGATATTTACATCAAAGATGGAGGAAAAAAATTAATTCGTGTTGTTGATAATGGTTGTGGCATGAATACAGATGATGCACAACTATGTTTTGAACATCATGCAACAAGTAAAATTAACAGCATCAATGATCTTGGCAGCATTACTACATTTGGCTTTCGTGGTGAAGCACTTTCTAGCATTTGTTCAGTGAGCGAGATAACACTTATCACTAAAACAGAAGACAGCTTTGCCGGAACTAAAATAGAATTATCTGGAGGGCATATACATAATATCTCTGAAACACCTGCTGCACAAGGGACTGATATTGCCATTAATAATGTATTTTTTAATGTGCCCGCTCGTGCAAAATTTTTGAAAAAAAAAGAAACAGAGTGGCGCCATATTCAGCAACTATTTCAGGCATTTTGCTTAAGCTATCAACATATTCATTTTTCTCTACACCATGATGGCAAACAAATAAGTAATAATCCAATAACTAATTCACTTGAAAATCGCTTGACACAAGTATGGGACACACAAATAACAAAGCACATGATTTATATTGAAGATACCCTGCAAAAAAATAACATAACAATCAGTGGTACCATCTCTAACCATCAATTTTTCAGATACGATCGTAGCTACATTTATTTTTTTGTAAACAATCGCTGGGTAAAAAATTATCAACTGGGCAATGCACTGTTAAAAGGCTATCACAACGTCATCCCAGCAGGTAGACATCCTGCTGCATGCATATTTATTACTGTTTATCCCAAAGAAATCGATATCAACACACACCCACGTAAAGAAGAGGTACAATTTTTACATCCACAACGTGTCACCAATGCATTACAACAAGCAGTTAAACAAACACTTGAGCACCATTTGAGTAGACAGATAAAACAACATGTTACATTCAAGTCCGCCCATATTCCCAGCGAGTTTCCTCAAAAACTAATTTATACAACACAACATGTTGAAAAAAAGCAACCAACTTTTTTTGATACACACATTACCTCATCAGAACATACAGTGCTCAATCGACAGAAGCTACAGCAAATAGATGAAGCAAATAATAATGAAGTAATACAAAATAAACGTGTAGAAACCTTCAACGTCGTTGGTGTATATAATAAAACGTACATTTTGCTTGAACATGAAAGCGGTCTCATGATGATAGATCAACACGCCGCACATGAGCGAGTACTGTATGAACTGTTTTCAAAGCAATCACAAGAAATTGCCATCATACAATTAATGTTTCCACAGATAATAAGACTAACATCGTCAGATCTTACATTGCTCAAAATGCATCTAGATATTTTAGCTCAAAGCGGTATTAACGCAGAAATTTTTGGTGAAGATCAGATTATTATTCATGCTACACCGGTACACCTAAAAAATACTAATTTACAGGAGCTCATTAAACAAATGGTTGGTTGGATTATTGAATATAAAAAGTTAAACTCAAAAGAGATAACTCATCATCTCAATAAAAAACTCCATGCTCAGATAGCCTGTAGTGCTGCTATAAAGGCTGGAGATACGCTCAATAACGAACAAATTCAACAGCTGCTAACTGATTTGCATGATACTCCCAATAGATTCTCCTGCCCTCACGGAAGGCCAACAGGATGGCTTGTAGCACTAGATGAGATAAAAAAGAAATTTAAGCGAAATTACACTGAAAAAAGTACTATTAACTGGTAATAACTCCAACAGTCCTTCCCAAGTGGCTCTCCATAGGTATTTTGCCCAAAACAGTTTAAATAAAGGCCCAAATGTCTCTGATTTACTCATTTTGACACAATCCAAATGCTTGTTACAATTAGAATAAGTACTATGTATTTATTTGGAGAATTTGGATTGTGAATATAATAAAAAAATTTCTTCTACTATTAGCTTTTGCGACTTCAATAACACCTTTAATACACGCAGACTGGACTCGTTGGCCTGTCAGTGGGCTATTCCCGCTAGGATTTTTAGGAATAGCTGCTTATTATGCAATAAAAAATTCAATTTGTTTTCATGAAGCATTTTCATTTACTTGTCGTGATAGAGTAAAAATACAAATGGATAGAGAAATAAGAAGAGATTACTACAAAAGAAGTAATTATAATGTCAACGACATACCAAAAATGACAAACTTTATAAAAAATGGCCCCCCTGTATATTTTAAAGCAAATGACGATCAATGGTCCAAACCAAAAATAGACATATTAATATACAAAAAAAAATTTATACTACTTGCTAAATCTGTAGGATATAGCCTTGCTGCATTAGGATATGGCTACCTAGCTTATAAAAAATTCTTTCCTAGCAAATAAAAATTTAGACACGTCAAAAATTATAATGAATCCTCGGTATAAAAACTGAGTGATTTTTTATTCACTTTGCTTGAAGCGGTATTAACGCAGAAATTTTTGGTGAAGATCAGATTATTATTCATGCTACACCGGTACACCTAAAAAATACTAATTTACAGGAGCTCATTAAACAAATGGTTGGTTGGATTATTGAGTATAAAAAGTTAAATTCAGAAGAGATAACTCATCATCTCAATAAAAAACTCCATGCTCAGATGGCCTGTAGTGCTGCTATAAAGGCTAGAGATGTGATCAATAACGAACAAATTCAACAAAGGCCTCAATATCTCGAATTTATCCATTTGACACAATCCAAGCATTTGTTACAATTAGAATAAATGCCATATATTTATCTGGAGATGTTGCACTATGAATATAATAAAAAAATTTCTTTTACTATTAGCTTTTGCGGCTTCAATAACACCTTTGACGCACGCAGACTGGACTCGTGAATTTATTTTTGACAATATTCTTGCTGCCGTAGGAACCTATGGTTTTGTTAAGTCAACATATCAGTCTATACAGTATTTACGTACATTCTATAAAAATTATATGAGCTATAATGAATTTAAAGTTGGAATAATTCCTGTTATGTCGTACTTAACATCAGAGACTCACAAAGTAGAAAAAATTGATAAACAAGATCCACAAGTTTTGAATGAAAAAAATGTAATCTATGATGCAGTAGCAGAACTTTTCGGAGCAAATAGTGATCAACCAACGAACAATACAATGCTTTGGGTATACGGAAAAAAAACCTATGCTCCTTTAGTGCTATCCGGTGTATTTGCCATAAAATCCTCTGTTTATGCCTATCTTATATACAAAACACTGAAACTCAGATAGTAAAAAACAAAATAAAAAATAAAACAAAAATTCCTCAGCTTAAAAAAGTTGGGAAATTTTTTTATTCACTTAATATCTAGCTTTTTTTAGATCAATCTTTTAATACTAAAAATCAAAGTTAACTATTCCACTCAAAAAAGGAGTTTAATTATGGCATATAGCGTCATATCTAAAAAAAGCGGTAAAACATACTACTTACACTCAAAAGAAGTAAAACTTGCTGGTGATAGAAAGCAGAGAATTTTTTATTTTGCTGGTGATATCAGAAAAGGAAATGCTCTTGATGCATTGCCTGATGGCTACAAAGTAATTGAAAATAAACGCACTGGTTTGCCAATGCTCAAAAAAAAATAGCACTCAGTTAGAGTTTTTTCTATCGCACATTTAATTAATCACACATAACATTCTCACCTATATGCCTGTTAATAAAAAGTAACTTTATTAACAGGCTTCTCTTGATTATACCCATAAAGTTGTGCTATTTTAAAATTGGACTTTCAATTAGCACAACTTTGTTGCACCTCTTTACCAAAATATGGATATTACTCATGTTATTAAAAAGAGATCTTGAGATAACACTCAAGCGATATACTAAATTTCCTGTTATAGCCATCCTTGGACCACGCCAATCTGGCAAAACAACATTAGTTAAAAAATTCTTTAAAAATCATATTTTCTTATCGCTTGAAGATATCAATCTGCGAGAATTTGCGCGTACGGACCCACGAGGCTTTATCAATCAACATGATAATAAAAATGGCATTATCATAGATGAATTTCAGTATGCTCCTGATATTCTATCCTATGTTCAACTTGAAGCTGATGAAAAGAATCGACCAGGATACTTTATATTGACTGGATCTCAAAACTTTTTAATGAACCAAGCAATTACTCAATCACTTGCTGGTAGAGTGGGCATTCTAACATTACTACCATTTTCAAATTACGAATTAAAAGAACATAATCTTTTGAAAAAAAATCCCTTAGAACATATAATCCAAGGTTCATATCCTCGCCTGTATAAGGAAGAAATACCCTTTTATGATCTATACCCTTCATATATCAGAACATATATAGAGCGTGATGTACGACAATTAACGAACATCGGTGATCTTGCAGTTTTTCAAAAATTTTTATCTTTATGCGCAGGAAGAATTGGCCAGCTTCTTAATTTGTCTGAAATTGCCATGCACTGCGGTATTTCTGCGCCAACCGCAAATAAATGGCTAACAATACTCGAGGCAAGCTATATTCTTTTTCGACTACAACCACATTTTAATAATTTTAATAAGCGTATTACAAAACGCTCTAAACTATATTTTTATGATACCGGTATTGCCTCTTATTTATTAAAAATTAGCTCCATACAAGCGCTCATAACAAACCCTTTTCGTGGGAGTCTATTTGAAAATTTTATTATTGCTGATTTATATAAGCAATTTTTTAACCGTGGGCACAGACCACCACTTTATTTTTGGCGAGATCGCAATGGTACTATAGAAATTGATTGTATTATAGACAGAGGAGAAAATAAGATACCTATTGAGATAAAATCAGGAGAAACCATTGTACCTACCTTCTTCAAAACAATAACAAAGTGGAACGAAATATCTGGCACTAAATCAGAAAATAACTATATTATCTATGCTGGGCAAACTGAACAAAAACGTTCAAAAGGTTATGTGATCAGTTGGCAAAAATCTGCAACCCACCTTATTAAAGATATATATTGAACTTTAAAATTATCTTACTCTCTTAACCATTAAATAATTAGCATTTTCATCAATACAAACTATTCCATAAAGTACTTTAGCACATAAAGAAGAAATATTGCTTACAGGATTGAATCCAAACTTTTTATAAAACACAATCAACTTCTGAATATTAACCTCATACGAAGATATATCTATCTCTTTATACAAACCATTATCAGTCAATTCAAATGGACCCGGTTGAATATATATACGTTTGCCACCATTTTTTTTCAAAAAAGAACATAGGTGCTTAACAAGTGCCCCTCCATAACCCCTGCACCGAAAATCTGGATACACATAGAGACTATGAATAACGCATATATAACGCGCACATTGAACAACATATGCAAAACCAACTTCTGTCTGATCACAATAACAGCTAACCTTCTGCTCACTATAAAGAAAACCATCAGAAATAGGTGTATGTATAAACTTAATAGCCTGAGCAAAAAAAGTTAGAAAAAAAACGAATAAAACCGAGATCGATTTTATTATACTCATACCCTTTG
This genomic window from Candidatus Dependentiae bacterium contains:
- the ftsY gene encoding signal recognition particle-docking protein FtsY, producing the protein MFSFIKDKLKKIYSSVTSKLSALFGKTSIDKDTLKELEILLLSADTGVATTRKIITKLENQWRAGALSHGNDLKKALEEHLLLLLAQQAYNCLSPVTLLVGINGSGKTTFAGKRAHSLTKEGKKVLLVAADTFRAAATHQLAEWAKKIGVEVVIGKENQDPASVVFAGCKKFIDENFDALIIDTAGRLQTKINLMKELEKIKKVVTKHLPDTPISTLLTIDSMLGQNSFEQARLFNEATDVSGIVLTKMDGTGKGGIVFGIVDELKIPVAYISFGEQPEQYTLFDKQEYVHDLLNS
- the rpsF gene encoding 30S ribosomal protein S6, which produces MFRYEILMLAIPEITQDESKKLESHLDKIVQDAKANIISFERWGKYRLAYPVKNNDYGVYYLARFETEQIGLLLDEIKTLFRVKLYDIVIRSMITRLDASGSLNYQRPPSLEEAPSRDVSSFLTDSLSGSRRRGRSRGDWGSRSEQKEAATQSAFVGSDQKDNVAITDKEAEVSND
- a CDS encoding helix-turn-helix transcriptional regulator, translating into MSSRSTELRVKELLREKGWTTKILAEKTGMSESYLTHIKNGTRRWNEDSLRKLANAFEISPIDLFAQRRQRTDDIDKNVSMPEKSDVELKVQIVPVVGDVPSNPSPYNNQLMQVTTGFKDIFIPVLNTTDSSMFALSVENNLMAPTFVKGDCLIVSPEVWTRSGDIAAVEYGNDTPIKAIMQVTYTDDFIVLESVNHKQAPIALVRGKDHFRIIGRVIQRHQKLA
- a CDS encoding DUF2608 domain-containing protein: MKKYTFIIMLFFFNHLLYPYITESDQLKSVFDYIPNAPDKYGILVIYDFDNTLIETEIELGSDQWFYHMMQKYAQNGLSMDLAAQYILPVYYLIRNTIDIVPTESDVADIINKVQNMGVRVIGLTAQGFHIVKRSTEQLKELGIDFSSSAFFGNYIEKKYHCHNGSIFCHGHNKNIVLKEVFEHNNYYPHTIIFIDDKEKNLNYIKDLAHNLGINFYGIRYSRMDKKVAHFDPVIADKQLAHFYRQQHIEPICIPHHIMANKKK
- the prmC gene encoding peptide chain release factor N(5)-glutamine methyltransferase, which gives rise to MKTVTTTITDIANKLHTRYQDPILCQQYAWWMLEALTGKTIAHLLAQKTFTLNSAQQQTLQLWIDQQIKRHIPLQYLLGNVPFADLEILVEPPTLIPRPETEEWAIKLAEQLNRLTNKKIAILDIATGSGCIALALAKQLPHATVWGSDISEKAIVLAKKNAQHNTITNASFLVSDIFGNIPLQVQFDIIVSNPPYISLEEWKQLDTSVTTWEDKNALVANNDGLKIIESIISGALHYIKKNTEFEQKNIPQLIIEIGYRQGKSVKKLMEQYGYTNVVIHKDLEKKDRVVSGSIPHVAKEKQ
- the mutL gene encoding DNA mismatch repair endonuclease MutL codes for the protein MPKIKKLSPQEAQKIAAGEVVERPANIVKELIENAIDAGASKIDIYIKDGGKKLIRVVDNGCGMNTDDAQLCFEHHATSKINSINDLGSITTFGFRGEALSSICSVSEITLITKTEDSFAGTKIELSGGHIHNISETPAAQGTDIAINNVFFNVPARAKFLKKKETEWRHIQQLFQAFCLSYQHIHFSLHHDGKQISNNPITNSLENRLTQVWDTQITKHMIYIEDTLQKNNITISGTISNHQFFRYDRSYIYFFVNNRWVKNYQLGNALLKGYHNVIPAGRHPAACIFITVYPKEIDINTHPRKEEVQFLHPQRVTNALQQAVKQTLEHHLSRQIKQHVTFKSAHIPSEFPQKLIYTTQHVEKKQPTFFDTHITSSEHTVLNRQKLQQIDEANNNEVIQNKRVETFNVVGVYNKTYILLEHESGLMMIDQHAAHERVLYELFSKQSQEIAIIQLMFPQIIRLTSSDLTLLKMHLDILAQSGINAEIFGEDQIIIHATPVHLKNTNLQELIKQMVGWIIEYKKLNSKEITHHLNKKLHAQIACSAAIKAGDTLNNEQIQQLLTDLHDTPNRFSCPHGRPTGWLVALDEIKKKFKRNYTEKSTINW
- a CDS encoding ribonuclease HII, producing MEKINLQDVRSTRKLPFKLKKNTFECAAWQKKLTVCGIDEVGRGCLAGPLVTAAVILPLNTSYKCLKDSKLLSEQERILAYRWIQRNCWYGIGIVHNRLIDKHNIWQATLIGMKRALMQVLAICPDIPQSILIDAMPLDLWDTAFTAIPVHYFPHGERTSCSIAAASILAKVTRDDLIRRMDPLFPGYHLAQHKGYGTKKHKDILEHQTESIIHRNSFLKNLKRTHQKSNSIQKTIFQPLSIEK